TCTTTTGAACTTGTGAACAAAATGTGAAAAGTTGATTTTTTTAAGTTTTGAACAAATTTAtagaaaatgcaaacattttttgtaattatttatttttttcaaaaaataaacttggaaaagaagagaaacagaaaaagaaaaagaaaaaagaaacaggaaaaggGAAAAACGTAAAAGAAAGAGAGAACAAAAAAATAGTTCAGGAAtctcctagaaggttcccaaaaccgaaaaaaaattgggaaccatctagaaggttcccaaaactagTAGAAACCAGTAGAGAAAACCTTCGCTAAGGATGTAAATGGGCGGTCCCACTGTGATTCGAAACAAGTATCTCCAGTTCCATGTGCGCAAATCCCCTCACTTGTAACGTTTTGTTacatctttttctttcttttcttcttagTCCTTTCTTGTTCGTTTATTCCTTTTTTGGAACGGTTTTTACCTTTTTATTCCTAAATGCTTGAATTTTGTTTCAAATTCGTCAACTttgtttcaaaattgatgaatttttttcaaaatttgtgatTTTTTCAACTTCGGTAAACTTTTTTGTCAAATGGATGAATTTGgcaaagttgatgaactttttttaaattcgatAGAAAAAATAAATTTGATGAAAATTTTAAGATCAATGAACTTTTTATTCAAATTTAATGAACTAATTTTGAAAACTAATGaccttttttcaattttgatgaattTTTTGTAAATTGATGAACATTATATTCAAATTCATgacctttattttattttttgattttttaaaaccCATGAACTTGTTTGATTTCACCATTGTTTCGTTTTTTCTTCTTGTCGTATTTGTTCCAAAAAAAACAATGGTTGACTAGTCAACTGGTCAATCGTGCCCGGTGATCATGCGATCTAGCGACCAGGGGCAACAAGTCGAGCGATCGAAGGCTGGCATCTATATGGGCCCGCCCACCAGCGTTGGTGCATGTGCGGCAGGGAAGCTCCCTAGCGGTCGATGCGCCGAATAGGAGCTCCCATGTGTTTGGTAGACAACTTGACATGATTATCAAAAACAAGGTGGACAATTTGAATTAGAGACCTCCTGTTTGGCGCACGGCATGCTGGGTAACGCGTAGATGCGTAGCCCCCGCTCAATAATTCGTATAATATTCATGAATTATAAAAAATGTTTATGGATTCTTCAAAATGTCCACAAACTAAAACAtcttcataaattcaaaaaatttacCCGAATTAGGAAATGTTCGTGAATTAAAAATATGTTCATGCAAAGTTGAAAAATTATGTTCATTAATACAAAAATTGTTCAGGAATTGCAAAAAGTTTCGCGAATTCAGAAAATGTCCAACATCATGTGGCGCATGGGGGGTATCCAGCGACCCATGTGCCTACCTGAAAGTACAAAAGCCCAACCCATATAGGCCCAGAACGTGTCCtgcatcttttttttttttttttgttgttgttgttgttgttgccggaAGTGTCCTGTATCTGCTATTCAGGCGTGGAAGAGCAGCCGAACTGTGGAACCAAATGGGACTCTCACAGCTAATCGCGGATGCAGTGACACAGGAGAGATCAGGATCAGTTGTACTAGAACATCTACTGCGAATGCCTAACGCTTAATTACCAAATTTACCCACGGCTGGCTATAAGGAAGGAATTGCAACGACATGTTGTTACCTTTGGTGGACGCGGCGGCACCAGACACACCATGGCCAAATCTCCCCTGTGGCTAAATGTGCGATGTCCGTGAGAGCAACCCGTTTGAACTATCAGAGAAGTTTAAACACAAGAAATGACCAAGTTAACCGTGTGGGTGTTCAGTGAATGAAACCGGCTGTGGGATTTGTCAAAGTTAACGTTGACACTTCTTTTCATGTCGAGACAGGGGATGGCTCTACAGGCGTTGTTAGCAGAGACATCCATGGTGTATTCCTCGCTGGCTCATGCTCACTACTCCCCCATGTTTCGGACGCTCATACAGCGTAGACTTTGGCCATAAAGCAGGGTTTGATGCAGCAAATGAGATGGGTTTTCAATCAAATCAAGTTAAATCAGACGCAGTTGGTGTGATTGATGGTTGTTTAGGACAAGATACGAGCCTTAGTAGTCTATGCGGAATGTTCATCCTAGCAGGAATGAATGGATCAGTAGTCCATCACAGTTGGTGCGGAAGGAAATAGAGACAAGATTGACagatatatataggagtacagaTTTGAAGAATAAGAAGTctctcctagagataaggtaggagatggattacaaatcctagactaccaaataaATGTCActcaaatatatctctaacacaaTTTATGCACTGTAACTGGAAAGCCAATGTGGCTGCGCATAACTTAGCTAAGTATGCTTAGGTTTACAAATTCAACAGTGCACTGTAGTACAAACATAACCAGGTGAGACATAAATTAAGCTGGTAAAGCAAGGCGCAAAGATTATTAGCCATGGGTGGCGGCGGCATCGGCGAGGGTGAGCGCGAcggagcagagcttgccgaggtcGGTGATCTTGCGGATGATGGTGGGGTCGGCGCCGCCCTCCTTCATGTGGCACTTGTCCATGCACGTCTCGCCGTCCGCCCTCGCCATCCTCACCCACCTCTTCACGCGGGCCACGTCCCTGTGCTCAATGATCGCCGCCCTGTTCTTCTgcagcgccgccaccgccgtctgGAACTTCTCCACGCACTTCTCCACGCAGTCCAGCGGCATCGTCCCGCCGGCGAGCATCTCCATCCTCTTGATGAACGCCAGCGCCGCGGAGCCGCTCGCTGCCGCATAGGTCACCGCCAGCTCAGCCAGCACCGGCAGGGGCATCGGCGCCACCGGCATCCCCGGGGCCTTCGCTAGGGCCTCCGTGCAGGACGACGCATGCTTCGCGTACAGCTTGCACGCCTGCCCGACGGTGACCGGGTTGGCCCGGGCGGAGTGCGACACGGCGagaacgacggcgacgaggaggaggtgaCGGGTTGAAGCGGACGCCATGTTATCGTGATCGACTCTTGCTGTCCCGTCGATCATTCGACCGTGGTGTTGTTATAGAGCGTGTGAGGCCGTTGCATGCACGGGAAGGCGAGCGTACGGTGAGGAGAGGAGCCACGTCATCGTGTCAACGGACGGTCTCAGCTTTGACCTGGTAAATATAGCTTGATGCACGTGCTGGCCAATAATCTGTTGCATATATAGCACACAGTGGACCTCATGCACGCTAACCAGCGCGGAAGAAGCTCGTTCGGTCGTATGTTGTGTCCTGACGTATATTCGGTTTTCTTTTTGGTTAACCATGCTAATTAAATTCGAACCGACCGTAGCAGAGAAGAAATTCGGTTTTTTGTACAAGTAATTAAAAATTTGTTCTTTTCAGGTTCGATGTCGGTTCGGCCTTTGAttcgtcggtttttatgcccaccctaAGCCTTAAGGCTCACTGATGCATCACTACCGGACTGCCCCTCTGTGCCGGCGGCCGCTGGCCGTCGGCAAGGCACCAATGCCGTTGGCATAgatgtatgccgacggcctagcgtAGATGTGTCAGACCATCCGCGTAggaaagccgtcggcataggtataTATGCCGACGGTCTCCGTACGGCCGTCGGCAATGATTTTTAGCTGACGGTGGTCGATGGCGCCGTCAAACGGGCCGACAAATCACGGGCTGCCGTGTGGCAAAGGTAGCATACCTTTGCCACGTGGCAGCAGAGGTATGCCGACGGCGTCGGCATAGATTTTCATCTATGttgacggcaaagccgtcggcatacctctgccacgtgGCAATCGCTCGCACTCCTGggcatagctatgccgacggctttgccgtcggcatagatctgtgttgttttttattattattttgttttctCTGTTTCAACTCATTTCGACAGCATTTCAAACCAGAAAATATATATACACAGAAATATGACAGATCATGatcaagttcatcatctaaacatactcaagatCATCATCATTTAAACATACTCAAGTTAAACATCTAAAGATCATCATCGGCGAAACTTCAtgaacatagagatttgcaagacatGGAAAATCGTCATCTGAAGAAACTAACAAGTAGGAACATGAAAGGTATGGCACGACGGCCACATGCACGGGTATCATCAACGACATCAGGCAAGACCAccaccgccaaaaccaccaccgccaagaccaccaccgccaagaccaccaccgccaaaaccaccaccgccaaaactgccaccgccaagaccacctccgccaaaaccgccaccgccaagaccagcaccactctgccagatcggagtgactggggtcgacgaagcaggagtcgagccaccggtcccctacatgtttgagagaagattctaacggtaaatgtgatatgatagtgttgaatgaacgagaactagtttgtcagtagttaggcaaatgaactaaccggactatcactgcctagtgccacccactCATCAAACGTGGGCACGagtgggggttctcccgcaggtggtggtgggggtcccatttttggtggatccgtgcggttactccaagacgccaacatagcctggatgttagttaaacaagcaaactagaaggtcagaaggaatgaaagtgcaaaattTTAGCTcggttttaagagggcaaaactaaccgtcatcatctgacggttgtaatcatcgtttgccttcactcgttgcaagtactcccgcacctcgagattcctatgctcgacaaaggccttatatgcctacaaaatttaggttgtttctatgtgagcaatgctgaaaataaactgagaaaGTTAGAGAGAAAGAAGATaaaggggaagtacttacagcatgctggcgggctaagggaggctacgaacgccccgtactctctaacgggcTCGGGTTGGTAGCCCGAAGTTGTGTGTATGAGaccgaaggagtgatcaagccattgaaacacggataccggccatgggGCTTCCCCtcgatggccaccaccgccgtgtcgtcgatctgagactgggcgacgcCAGGAACATCTGGATGCAACCTTTGAAACTGCTGAGTGTAAGACTctaggtgctcctcggtcttgccgtagtactgcCTCTCGCCGTTCTTGCGatcactccgctcgcgggccagcttccacgactcaatgtctgagagcggcctcttcaacttgtcctcctacaacgtcggcgcagaagttagccatacataagaacatgacagtaaaaatgcatcatgcatatagatatacattcatggccttgaagccctagtggttcctgtttccttggccgtgtgtcccatCTTTTCCACGATGAGCACGGGCCTtgctgctcttggcagcaaactctgcatcctcgctgagccacctatccaccaaacgcGCCCATCGATCATCCTTTCCAAAGCACCAAGGAGGAATAACCTACAtaatggaagcatgacatgtgagcacgaaacgaTGATATTGAGTGCTTATATGTTGGAATGAAAAGTCTCTAatattaccttcatgtactgctcacTGTTCAAGGTAAGTCCTTGCTTCTGCGTTTCACTTTTGCTCATCTTTTGATGAAGGTGGGTGTGGTAGAAgtgcgagacggcaacccagcgcacctcgtactgcaactgacgagctttcttcttcgtcGCAGCcagcaagaccacgtcggctctggccttgtcctcgtcaagaactctatagaattgctgcaatcatgcataaaaccaTAAGCAAACAAAGCATGCGTTGAGTGATTggatgataaactatgaacgaaactgaagacaagtgattctgaagagaacttacccaaaatttggtgatcacggccctagcggccgtcccgtactccgcgtGGCTGCAAGCCCCGTAGTGGGCCCAGCTCATGGCCAAAACCCgcagctgcgggtccctgtctggcctCGGACAGAATAGGCCcggccaaaactccttcaacaggacagtgataaggccgttcggtttacggccctgtccgtgaaggatccagttcctgcaaaagaatcaaagaattaGCATGTGTACACTAAGAAAATGTTGGCATGTGTTcaaaatatgattgagaggcacttactctgtccccttgggttcaatgagccacttgttggcctcgatagaaggtggtgtaggtagttctgcaat
This window of the Triticum aestivum cultivar Chinese Spring chromosome 5D, IWGSC CS RefSeq v2.1, whole genome shotgun sequence genome carries:
- the LOC123126058 gene encoding uncharacterized protein, whose protein sequence is MASASTRHLLLVAVVLAVSHSARANPVTVGQACKLYAKHASSCTEALAKAPGMPVAPMPLPVLAELAVTYAAASGSAALAFIKRMEMLAGGTMPLDCVEKCVEKFQTAVAALQKNRAAIIEHRDVARVKRWVRMARADGETCMDKCHMKEGGADPTIIRKITDLGKLCSVALTLADAAATHG